One window from the genome of Rubinisphaera margarita encodes:
- a CDS encoding dihydrodipicolinate synthase family protein, with amino-acid sequence MKSAAIGVSSVAAGTFVATESRAKTPDVSAAQVPVKLRSPDYPRFRGPFPILSTPYTDSGAVDFEVLARSARFVDWCESPGVIWPQSNDSIDLLTRDEKLEGMETLARTSRNMKTTALCLGVQGKDTDDMLVYARHAKQLSSTAIISRPPDTGKTQDDLRQYWRALAEVITDRPVMIQTHGRRGAATPSTELLIELGKEFPNFGYVKEESSPVIPRIRALLASPSIRSVFSARGAYGWLYESRIGTEGLVTERSVYADVLAKIWKLMQSGSDPEALKDMYAKLTLMFNLQHTHPGNLRGYNLHLLKLRGVFRNTVSREYGPGNSIPDKPIVRDLSLSPDEIAEIEWRWQSLKPYLKPGTFEG; translated from the coding sequence TTGAAGAGCGCAGCGATTGGCGTGTCGAGCGTCGCGGCTGGGACGTTTGTTGCCACCGAGAGCCGGGCCAAAACGCCCGACGTTTCCGCCGCTCAGGTTCCGGTCAAGCTCCGCAGTCCCGACTACCCCCGCTTTCGCGGCCCCTTTCCGATTCTCTCGACTCCCTACACCGACTCCGGCGCGGTCGACTTTGAAGTTCTAGCCAGATCGGCACGATTCGTCGACTGGTGCGAGAGTCCCGGAGTGATCTGGCCACAGTCCAATGACAGCATCGACCTGCTGACGCGCGACGAGAAACTGGAAGGAATGGAGACGCTCGCCCGAACGTCTCGGAACATGAAAACGACAGCCTTGTGTCTTGGAGTTCAGGGCAAAGATACCGATGACATGCTCGTTTATGCCCGCCACGCGAAACAACTGTCGTCAACTGCCATTATTTCACGACCTCCCGATACCGGTAAGACACAGGATGACCTCCGACAATACTGGCGAGCTCTGGCTGAAGTCATCACCGATCGCCCCGTGATGATTCAGACGCACGGCCGCCGTGGAGCGGCTACCCCCTCCACAGAGCTGCTGATCGAACTCGGAAAAGAGTTCCCGAACTTCGGTTACGTGAAAGAAGAGTCGAGTCCGGTCATCCCTCGCATTCGCGCTCTCCTGGCTTCCCCTTCCATCCGGAGTGTCTTCAGCGCACGCGGCGCTTATGGCTGGCTGTATGAATCTCGGATTGGAACCGAAGGGCTTGTCACCGAACGCAGCGTGTATGCCGACGTTCTCGCGAAAATCTGGAAACTGATGCAGAGCGGATCCGATCCAGAAGCTCTCAAAGACATGTACGCGAAGCTGACCTTGATGTTCAACCTGCAGCACACGCATCCGGGGAATCTGCGGGGCTACAATCTTCACCTGCTGAAGCTGCGTGGCGTCTTCCGCAATACGGTCTCGCGCGAATACGGACCAGGCAACAGCATCCCCGACAAACCGATCGTTCGCGATTTGAGTCTGTCGCCGGACGAGATTGCCGAGATCGAATGGCGCTGGCAGTCGCTGAAACCGTACCTGAAACCCGGCACGTTTGAAGGGTGA
- the pstC gene encoding phosphate ABC transporter permease subunit PstC: MTWWSRNTSSQSRRDLVLGLISRTSSVLSATVILLIFLFLLHEASPALAKVGISRFFTDTGWHPLSAQFNIVPMLMGTILTTLGAVVIATPLGLAAAIYGLYFAPQGLAIWYRRLIELMAGIPSVVFGLWGLVKLAPWIGQFGGSGQNLLTATIVLALMILPTVMLTAWSSMASVPPELLRGGAALGLRNWSIVRTIVLPAAWGGIGVGILLATARALGETMAVLMVAGNVVEVPTSLLDPVRTLTANIALEMGYATSAHRSILFASGLILMGLVASVAVVAELRKRSPHEL, from the coding sequence ATGACCTGGTGGTCTCGCAATACTTCGTCCCAGTCACGCCGTGATCTCGTTCTCGGGCTGATTTCAAGGACCAGTTCCGTCCTCTCGGCGACGGTTATCCTGCTGATCTTCCTCTTTCTCCTTCACGAAGCCTCCCCTGCTCTGGCGAAAGTCGGCATCAGTCGCTTCTTCACAGACACCGGCTGGCATCCGCTCTCGGCTCAGTTCAACATCGTGCCGATGCTCATGGGGACGATCCTCACCACCCTGGGAGCTGTCGTGATTGCCACACCGTTGGGGCTGGCCGCAGCGATCTACGGCCTGTACTTCGCACCACAAGGCCTTGCGATCTGGTATCGGCGGCTCATCGAACTCATGGCCGGAATTCCTTCAGTCGTGTTCGGGCTTTGGGGGCTGGTGAAACTGGCTCCATGGATCGGACAGTTCGGCGGCAGCGGTCAGAATCTCCTCACGGCCACCATCGTTCTCGCGCTGATGATTCTCCCGACCGTGATGTTGACGGCCTGGTCATCGATGGCGTCCGTTCCCCCGGAGTTACTTCGGGGAGGAGCGGCCCTGGGACTGAGAAACTGGTCCATCGTGAGAACAATCGTTCTCCCGGCGGCATGGGGAGGAATCGGTGTCGGGATTCTGCTGGCCACCGCTCGCGCTCTTGGGGAAACAATGGCCGTGCTGATGGTTGCGGGAAATGTCGTCGAGGTACCGACTTCGCTACTCGATCCCGTGCGAACCCTGACCGCGAATATCGCTTTAGAAATGGGTTATGCCACGAGCGCCCATCGCTCCATTCTGTTTGCCTCCGGTCTCATTCTGATGGGGCTTGTCGCCAGCGTCGCTGTCGTCGCCGAGCTGCGAAAGAGAAGTCCGCATGAACTCTGA
- a CDS encoding phosphate ABC transporter ATP-binding protein encodes MIQVESLSVFYGDRVAVRNATLTAPSGTITAIVGPSGCGKSSFLSALNRMTDLIPGARTEGTVRINGEETYGDHVSPARLRRSIGMIFQKPNPFPLSIRQNLQLALREHGVRQRTELESRTEVALRDVGLWDEVKDRLDHPALRLSGGQQQRLCIARAIILEPRILLLDEPCSALDPIASAHVESLIQSFKGRYTILIVTHNLAQARRLADHLAVFWYEQEAGQIIEQGPATDLFDSPQHPTVAAYLAGQRG; translated from the coding sequence TTGATTCAGGTTGAGTCGTTAAGCGTCTTCTACGGAGATCGCGTCGCAGTTCGAAACGCGACTCTCACCGCTCCGTCGGGCACAATCACGGCCATCGTCGGTCCCTCCGGCTGCGGCAAGAGTAGTTTTCTGTCTGCTCTGAATCGGATGACCGATCTCATTCCCGGTGCCCGCACCGAGGGAACGGTGCGAATTAACGGGGAGGAGACCTACGGCGATCACGTTTCCCCTGCCCGGCTGCGTCGTTCAATCGGCATGATCTTTCAGAAGCCGAATCCGTTTCCGTTGTCGATCCGTCAGAATCTTCAGCTGGCCCTCCGCGAGCATGGGGTTCGGCAACGCACAGAGCTGGAGTCGCGGACGGAAGTGGCGCTGCGGGATGTTGGACTCTGGGATGAGGTGAAGGATCGGCTCGATCATCCGGCGCTCCGTCTTTCCGGCGGCCAGCAACAGCGACTCTGCATCGCCAGGGCGATCATTCTGGAACCTCGGATTCTTCTACTGGACGAGCCGTGCAGCGCCCTTGATCCGATTGCATCCGCTCACGTGGAATCTTTGATTCAGTCGTTCAAAGGACGTTACACCATCCTCATTGTGACACATAACCTTGCCCAGGCCCGCCGACTCGCGGATCATCTCGCCGTTTTCTGGTACGAGCAGGAAGCGGGACAGATCATTGAGCAAGGTCCCGCCACCGATCTTTTCGACAGCCCGCAACACCCGACTGTCGCGGCTTACCTCGCGGGCCAGCGAGGATGA
- a CDS encoding phosphate ABC transporter substrate-binding protein encodes MNKFRRLVSLILAMIIGCGDSSEPSPPIGIAAQLSGRLELTGSSTIAPLVTEIAKRFESMHPGVRIDVQTGGTGKGIADVRNGTADIGMASRPLADDEQDLTIHPIAVDGVGIIVHKSNPLLELTTEQIIGIYQDKTNNWSDVGGPDLQITAVHKAEGRATLEVFLEYFDLENPTIRADVIVGDNEHGIKTVAGTRGAIGYVSIGTAEADIEAGVPIRLFPLAGVEATTQNVGNGSFPMSRPLNLVTADSPGDLASRFIKYCQSEEVHDLVVSQYFVPVTP; translated from the coding sequence GTGAATAAGTTTCGACGACTCGTCTCGCTGATTCTCGCCATGATCATTGGTTGTGGAGATTCCAGTGAACCATCCCCTCCGATTGGAATCGCTGCCCAGCTCTCTGGTCGACTCGAGTTGACTGGCTCAAGTACCATTGCTCCTCTGGTCACCGAGATCGCGAAGCGGTTCGAGTCGATGCACCCGGGCGTGCGAATCGATGTTCAGACGGGCGGAACCGGAAAGGGAATCGCAGATGTTCGCAATGGCACCGCGGACATCGGGATGGCGAGTCGTCCGTTAGCGGATGACGAACAGGACCTGACGATCCATCCGATCGCGGTCGATGGCGTGGGGATTATTGTTCACAAATCCAATCCTCTCCTTGAACTCACAACCGAGCAGATTATCGGGATCTACCAGGACAAAACGAACAACTGGAGTGACGTTGGCGGCCCCGACCTGCAGATCACTGCTGTGCATAAAGCAGAAGGTCGGGCAACGCTGGAAGTCTTTCTGGAGTATTTCGATCTTGAGAACCCGACGATTCGAGCCGATGTCATCGTGGGCGATAACGAACACGGCATCAAGACCGTCGCCGGAACAAGAGGGGCGATCGGGTACGTTTCCATTGGAACCGCTGAAGCGGATATTGAAGCGGGCGTTCCGATTCGGCTCTTCCCCCTGGCCGGTGTCGAGGCGACAACTCAGAATGTTGGCAATGGCTCCTTCCCGATGAGCCGACCTCTCAATCTGGTGACTGCGGATTCTCCGGGCGATCTGGCCAGTCGATTCATCAAGTACTGTCAGTCTGAGGAAGTTCATGACCTGGTGGTCTCGCAATACTTCGTCCCAGTCACGCCGTGA
- the pstA gene encoding phosphate ABC transporter permease PstA, which yields MNSETRNDLLWTSRSRRSAPHPAAMVTGVAALVVAGMFGWILTDILYHGLTQLSWAFLTSEPQDAGRQGGISTILLSTLMILAITLVIVVPVSLSTAVGLAERRSRSVRFDRITRRSLDVLAACPSIVFGLFGNAFFCIYLGMGYSILAGGLTLACMVLPLLIRTSEQAIRAVPDDYRYAAASLGMSRWTTLFRVVLPAALPAMAAGLVLSIGRALSETAALIFTSGYVTRSPESLFDSGRAMSVHIYDLAMNVPGGNPRAYATAATLLIVLFVINGIAVRLTCFAGAMQNPSLEENH from the coding sequence ATGAACTCTGAGACCAGGAACGATCTCCTCTGGACCTCCCGCTCTCGCCGGTCCGCCCCACACCCGGCTGCCATGGTGACTGGAGTCGCGGCTCTGGTTGTAGCCGGCATGTTCGGATGGATTCTCACGGACATTCTCTACCATGGTCTCACTCAATTATCCTGGGCGTTTCTGACTTCCGAACCTCAAGATGCCGGTCGTCAGGGCGGCATCTCTACGATTCTCCTTTCCACGCTGATGATCCTCGCGATCACACTGGTCATCGTCGTTCCGGTCTCGCTGTCCACCGCGGTTGGGCTGGCGGAACGTCGTAGTCGTTCCGTGCGTTTCGACCGGATCACCAGACGTTCGCTGGATGTCCTTGCCGCCTGCCCTTCCATTGTGTTTGGCCTGTTCGGAAACGCGTTTTTCTGCATTTACCTGGGGATGGGATATTCGATTCTGGCCGGCGGGCTCACTCTGGCCTGCATGGTACTGCCGCTCCTGATTCGCACTTCAGAGCAGGCAATCCGGGCTGTGCCCGATGACTATCGCTACGCGGCGGCCAGTCTCGGAATGAGTCGCTGGACGACGCTGTTTCGCGTCGTGCTTCCAGCCGCTTTGCCGGCGATGGCAGCCGGTCTCGTTCTCAGCATTGGCCGGGCGCTTTCGGAAACCGCGGCTTTAATCTTCACGTCCGGCTATGTAACACGGAGCCCCGAATCTCTGTTCGATTCCGGACGGGCGATGAGCGTGCACATTTACGATCTGGCGATGAATGTTCCGGGGGGAAATCCGCGTGCGTACGCAACGGCCGCGACGCTGCTGATCGTACTCTTCGTGATCAACGGCATTGCAGTGCGGCTAACCTGCTTCGCCGGTGCGATGCAGAATCCGAGCCTGGAGGAGAACCATTGA
- a CDS encoding carboxypeptidase-like regulatory domain-containing protein, translating into MSACSRTTWTVTHTSALLISVTLLSLSGCGSSEAGPGIEMIPVSGTVMMDGKPLVGAMVEFHPTGNTGGNGGFGLTDEAGQFTLSDYHSNPGCPPGEYGVTFSKITQPDGSPIPPDAQRGQVPMEEQIPPAYNLFKPHSIIQAATVQAPESTFEFELDSNFTPPRSFFRE; encoded by the coding sequence ATGAGTGCCTGCTCTCGTACGACGTGGACAGTGACGCACACATCTGCGTTGCTCATCTCGGTCACGCTTCTTTCGCTTTCCGGATGCGGAAGCTCGGAGGCTGGTCCCGGCATTGAAATGATTCCGGTCTCGGGAACCGTAATGATGGATGGCAAGCCACTCGTCGGAGCGATGGTTGAGTTTCACCCCACCGGCAACACGGGCGGTAATGGAGGGTTCGGCCTGACCGACGAAGCCGGTCAGTTTACGTTGTCCGACTATCACTCGAATCCCGGTTGCCCACCGGGAGAATACGGTGTCACGTTCTCCAAGATCACCCAGCCGGATGGCTCGCCGATCCCCCCCGATGCCCAGCGAGGTCAGGTCCCGATGGAAGAACAGATTCCACCGGCTTACAACCTGTTCAAGCCTCATTCCATCATCCAGGCAGCCACCGTGCAGGCGCCGGAATCAACCTTCGAATTCGAGCTCGATTCCAACTTCACGCCGCCCCGATCGTTCTTCCGCGAATAG
- a CDS encoding sulfatase-like hydrolase/transferase encodes MMPAFALLVVFLLVPLLGIEAAETKPNFVLIVADDLGYGDLGCYGGDSPQTPHIDRLARGGLRFTDFHSAGAMCSPTRASLMTGRYPQRFGPIFDAALSGTTQRDRGLPLEATTIAELLREAGYVTGCFGKWHLGYQPPLLPTNQGFDIFRGLVSGDGDFHTQIDRSGNEDWWHNNRVEMDEGYTTDLLTKYSVDFIAAHHEEPFFLYLPHLAIHFPWQGPEDPPHRTAGRSWHQDKWGVIPDRGNVRPHVEAMIESLDASVGAIVETLNQWELTQETVVIFTSDNGGYLTYGKDFRNISSNGEWRGQKAQLYEGGHRVPMIVSWPGRIAPGVTDELVHSNDLLPTMLSLIDEPAVSSDGIDLASLWIEREPLPKRDLFWRSGSQLAVRSGSWKLVASRKEGAKPELYNLDDDPGEQRNVATQYPTIVKKLSDAWSQWDADVDLSSMEYSR; translated from the coding sequence ATGATGCCAGCGTTTGCCCTTCTCGTCGTCTTTCTGCTCGTACCGCTTCTCGGGATCGAAGCGGCTGAGACGAAGCCCAACTTTGTGCTCATCGTCGCTGATGATCTCGGCTATGGCGACCTCGGATGTTATGGCGGCGATAGCCCTCAAACGCCCCACATCGACCGACTGGCGCGAGGCGGTTTGCGTTTCACTGATTTCCATTCCGCCGGCGCAATGTGCAGCCCGACGCGTGCCTCACTGATGACCGGCCGGTACCCGCAACGATTCGGCCCGATTTTCGACGCCGCACTTTCCGGAACGACTCAACGCGATCGCGGTCTTCCCCTTGAGGCAACCACAATCGCCGAGTTGCTCCGGGAAGCCGGGTACGTCACCGGTTGTTTCGGCAAATGGCACCTTGGCTACCAGCCGCCGTTGCTGCCGACGAATCAGGGTTTCGACATCTTCCGCGGCCTCGTTTCCGGCGATGGAGACTTCCATACACAGATCGACCGTTCCGGCAACGAGGACTGGTGGCACAACAACCGAGTCGAAATGGATGAGGGCTACACCACCGATCTGCTGACCAAGTACAGCGTCGACTTCATCGCGGCTCATCACGAAGAGCCGTTCTTTCTCTACCTGCCGCATCTTGCAATCCACTTTCCGTGGCAGGGACCGGAGGACCCGCCTCATCGAACGGCTGGCCGAAGCTGGCATCAGGACAAGTGGGGTGTGATTCCCGATCGCGGCAACGTGCGGCCGCATGTCGAGGCCATGATCGAATCGCTTGATGCCAGCGTCGGAGCGATCGTCGAAACACTCAATCAATGGGAACTCACACAAGAGACAGTCGTTATTTTCACATCGGACAACGGCGGTTATCTGACCTACGGCAAAGACTTCAGGAACATCTCCAGCAATGGCGAATGGCGCGGCCAGAAAGCGCAGCTGTACGAAGGCGGCCATCGCGTTCCGATGATCGTTTCCTGGCCGGGCCGGATCGCCCCGGGAGTGACAGACGAACTCGTCCATTCCAACGACCTGCTTCCGACGATGCTCAGCCTGATCGATGAGCCGGCCGTTTCGTCCGATGGAATCGATCTCGCTTCGTTATGGATCGAACGCGAACCACTCCCGAAACGTGATTTATTCTGGCGATCGGGATCACAACTCGCCGTTCGAAGCGGCTCCTGGAAACTCGTCGCATCGCGGAAAGAGGGTGCGAAACCGGAGCTCTACAATCTGGACGACGATCCCGGTGAACAACGAAACGTCGCGACGCAGTATCCGACAATCGTGAAGAAACTCAGCGACGCCTGGTCTCAATGGGACGCCGACGTCGACCTCAGTTCAATGGAGTACAGCCGATGA
- a CDS encoding arylsulfatase: protein MRIALAIAMICLSCFSTTGKASDVRTPNIVFIMADDLGYGDLGCYGQKLIQTPHIDRLATEGIRFTQAYAGGPVCAASRAVLMTGLHNGHAPARDNVPHYSSYLQDEDVTIAEVLKQAGYRCGGVGKWSLGDAGTVGRATNQGFDTWFGYLNQDHAHYYFTDYLDDDEGRLELPDNHKSRSSYSHDLLTERALKFIREAKQDTPFFLYAAYTLPHFSSKDEDEHGLAVPSTEPYSNRDWDERSKKYAAMVHMLDRDVGRIVDLIDKRGLRENTLVIVTSDNGGHATVWKDFNTSGPLRGYKRDLTEGGIRVPFIARWPETIPANETSNAVIAFQDMLPTFAELAGVEAPDEIDGQSIVEALTGEPMQRAGYLYWDYGHCRPRYDQAVRWKNWKGIRLGRSSDIQLYDLNEDIGEEHDVATSHPDIVERISEIMASAPRPSEQYPIGTIYRGKPIWKADHSK from the coding sequence ATGAGAATCGCCCTTGCGATTGCGATGATCTGCCTGTCCTGTTTCTCGACAACGGGCAAAGCCTCTGACGTCAGGACCCCCAACATTGTCTTCATCATGGCGGATGATCTGGGCTATGGCGATCTCGGCTGCTACGGGCAGAAGCTGATCCAGACGCCCCATATCGATCGACTGGCAACGGAGGGAATACGGTTCACCCAGGCCTATGCAGGTGGTCCCGTGTGTGCTGCCTCGCGAGCCGTGCTGATGACCGGACTGCACAATGGCCACGCTCCGGCTCGCGACAATGTCCCACATTACTCGAGCTATCTTCAGGACGAGGACGTCACAATCGCTGAGGTCCTCAAGCAGGCCGGTTATCGCTGTGGCGGCGTCGGCAAGTGGTCACTCGGGGACGCCGGCACCGTGGGACGGGCGACGAATCAGGGCTTTGACACCTGGTTCGGTTACCTCAATCAGGACCACGCTCACTATTACTTCACCGATTACCTCGACGACGATGAAGGACGCCTGGAGCTACCCGACAACCACAAGAGCCGAAGCAGTTACAGCCACGACCTTCTCACGGAGCGGGCGTTAAAGTTCATTCGAGAGGCCAAACAGGACACCCCCTTCTTCCTCTACGCGGCTTACACCCTGCCCCACTTTTCTTCCAAAGACGAGGATGAGCACGGACTCGCGGTCCCGTCGACGGAGCCGTATTCGAATCGTGACTGGGATGAGCGATCGAAGAAGTACGCCGCGATGGTCCATATGCTTGATCGGGACGTGGGTCGAATTGTCGACCTTATCGACAAGCGGGGGCTGCGTGAGAACACGCTGGTGATCGTGACCAGCGATAATGGCGGTCATGCAACGGTCTGGAAGGACTTCAACACCAGTGGGCCCCTCCGAGGTTACAAGCGGGATCTCACCGAAGGTGGCATTCGAGTGCCTTTCATCGCGAGGTGGCCGGAGACGATTCCCGCGAACGAGACAAGCAACGCGGTCATCGCGTTTCAGGATATGCTGCCGACCTTCGCCGAGCTGGCGGGAGTCGAAGCACCAGACGAAATCGACGGCCAGTCGATTGTCGAGGCACTAACAGGCGAGCCGATGCAACGAGCCGGTTATCTCTACTGGGACTACGGCCACTGCCGACCACGCTACGACCAGGCTGTCCGCTGGAAGAACTGGAAGGGGATCCGACTCGGTCGAAGCAGCGACATTCAGCTCTACGACCTGAATGAGGACATCGGCGAAGAGCACGATGTCGCGACCAGTCACCCGGATATCGTCGAAAGAATCTCAGAGATCATGGCGTCCGCTCCGCGCCCCAGTGAGCAATATCCCATCGGAACGATTTACCGCGGCAAGCCGATCTGGAAGGCCGATCACTCGAAGTGA